The following proteins are encoded in a genomic region of Arcobacter suis CECT 7833:
- a CDS encoding tetratricopeptide repeat protein: MKLIIYIFLFFTTLYGVTFEEATDSFNKKNYIEAYDKYSELALNDDANAQYNIALMNYKGLGVTKNYKLAFFWYEKSAQNGNPAAQNNLAHMYHLGEEVKKDLELAEKWYKLSAQSGYPFAQLNIAMLYDSSTNEEKVKEAFFWYEKASLQGVIIAQNNLAKMYYMGRGTKVDKEKALYWFSKSADASNSVAQANLAMMYLTADGVEKDIPKAIELLTKSAEQNNLSSMIKLADLYGKGNETSLDYKKSFYWYNKASELKSTTAIFHVGLYYYNGYGVEKDINKGITYIKEAKDKGYQRAENFFKLNNIK; the protein is encoded by the coding sequence ATGAAACTAATTATTTATATATTTTTATTTTTTACAACTTTATATGGAGTAACTTTTGAAGAAGCTACTGATAGTTTTAATAAAAAGAATTATATTGAAGCCTATGATAAATATAGTGAGTTAGCATTAAATGATGATGCAAATGCCCAATATAATATTGCATTGATGAATTATAAAGGATTAGGTGTTACTAAGAATTATAAGTTAGCTTTTTTTTGGTATGAAAAATCTGCACAAAATGGAAATCCCGCAGCGCAAAATAATTTAGCACATATGTATCATTTAGGTGAAGAAGTTAAAAAAGATTTAGAGTTAGCTGAAAAATGGTATAAGCTTTCTGCACAGTCTGGTTATCCTTTTGCTCAACTTAATATAGCAATGTTATATGATTCAAGTACAAATGAAGAAAAAGTAAAAGAAGCATTTTTTTGGTACGAAAAAGCTTCTTTACAAGGTGTAATTATTGCACAAAATAATTTGGCAAAAATGTATTATATGGGAAGAGGAACAAAAGTTGACAAAGAAAAAGCACTTTACTGGTTTAGTAAATCAGCAGATGCTTCAAATTCTGTTGCACAAGCTAATTTAGCAATGATGTATTTAACTGCCGATGGAGTAGAAAAAGATATTCCAAAAGCAATAGAATTACTTACTAAATCAGCAGAACAAAACAACTTATCTTCAATGATTAAACTTGCTGATTTATATGGAAAAGGGAATGAAACTTCTTTGGATTATAAAAAATCATTTTATTGGTATAACAAAGCTTCTGAATTAAAAAGTACAACTGCAATTTTTCATGTAGGTTTATATTATTATAATGGATATGGAGTTGAAAAAGATATAAATAAAGGGATTACTTATATCAAAGAAGCAAAAGACAAAGGTTATCAAAGAGCTGAAAACTTTTTTAAATTAAATAATATAAAATAA
- the kcuS gene encoding KCU-star family selenoprotein: MLKEIKAFYEKSERFFHPLVGLSSYDKYLDHMKRNHPEKEVQSRGDFFKECIERKYNSGGFTKCC, encoded by the coding sequence ATGCTTAAAGAAATTAAAGCTTTCTATGAAAAATCCGAAAGGTTTTTTCATCCCCTTGTGGGGCTATCTAGCTATGATAAATATCTTGATCATATGAAAAGAAATCATCCAGAAAAAGAAGTACAAAGTCGTGGTGATTTTTTCAAAGAGTGTATAGAGAGAAAATATAATAGTGGTGGTTTTACTAAGTGTTGCTAA
- a CDS encoding carbon starvation CstA family protein has protein sequence MNKIIWIFVAIIGAVCFGYLALQNGETVSAMYLVVAAVCIYAIGYRFYGRFIAYTVLELDKNRATPAMIRDDGRDYVPTNKSVLFGHHFAAIAGAGPLVGPILAAQMGYLPSMLWILVGGVFAGAVHDFVVLFISSRRDGRSLGEIIKDELGTFTGSVAMIAIFGIMLIIIAILSMVVVKALAHSPWGLFTISMTIPIAIFMGIYMRYLRPGKVGEASVIGFVLLILAIHYGSIIAADPIWAARFTFDATTLAIIMMAYGFIAAILPVWFLLAPRDYLSTFLKIGVILLMAIAIIVVSPDLQMPKMNSQYFDGSGPVFAGALFPFLFITIACGAISGFHALISTGTTPKMLENETHALPVGYGSMLMESAVAIMALICASILHPGIYFAINSSPAIIGTDVITVAQNISTWGFTVSPEEIMSLTKNIGEETILSRTGGAPTFAIGVALILHELFGGIDMMAFWYHFAILFEALFILTAVDAGTRACRFMVQDILGNLYKPLGNTNNYAAGILATAISVAGWGYFLYQGTIDPRGGIYSLWPLFGVSNQMLAGMALLLATAILFKMGKAKYVWITVIPATFVLTATLYGGIQKILPYKEGDKVHNAVSHVAVAQIQSKKIIELEAKIPTLTQQDEINKANKDLSLAQQIKFSNILNAILCVFFMISTLLVIIATIGICIGKLKIPLKEYPYVHVDSLKKV, from the coding sequence ATGAACAAAATTATTTGGATTTTTGTTGCTATTATTGGGGCTGTTTGCTTTGGATATTTAGCTTTACAAAATGGTGAAACGGTTTCAGCTATGTATTTAGTTGTTGCGGCTGTGTGTATTTATGCAATTGGGTATAGATTTTATGGAAGGTTTATTGCTTATACAGTTTTAGAATTGGATAAGAATAGAGCAACTCCTGCGATGATTCGAGATGATGGAAGAGACTATGTTCCTACAAATAAATCAGTTTTATTTGGTCATCATTTTGCTGCAATTGCAGGTGCTGGTCCACTTGTTGGTCCTATTTTAGCTGCGCAAATGGGATATTTACCATCTATGCTTTGGATTTTAGTTGGTGGGGTTTTTGCAGGTGCTGTTCATGACTTCGTTGTTTTATTTATATCTTCAAGAAGAGATGGAAGATCATTAGGTGAAATAATAAAAGATGAACTAGGAACTTTCACTGGTTCAGTTGCTATGATTGCAATTTTCGGAATTATGCTTATAATTATTGCCATTTTATCTATGGTTGTTGTAAAAGCACTTGCTCACTCTCCTTGGGGTTTATTTACTATTTCTATGACTATACCTATTGCTATATTTATGGGAATTTATATGAGATATTTAAGACCTGGAAAAGTTGGTGAAGCTTCTGTTATAGGTTTTGTTCTTTTAATTTTAGCTATTCATTATGGAAGTATAATAGCAGCTGATCCAATTTGGGCAGCTAGATTTACTTTTGATGCTACAACTTTAGCTATTATTATGATGGCTTACGGATTTATAGCTGCAATTTTACCTGTTTGGTTCTTATTAGCTCCTAGAGATTATTTATCTACATTCCTAAAAATTGGTGTTATTTTACTTATGGCTATTGCGATAATTGTAGTTTCTCCTGATTTACAAATGCCAAAAATGAATTCACAATATTTTGATGGTTCTGGTCCTGTTTTTGCAGGAGCATTATTTCCATTCCTATTTATTACAATTGCTTGTGGAGCTATTAGTGGATTTCATGCTTTAATTTCAACTGGAACAACTCCAAAAATGCTTGAAAATGAAACTCATGCGCTTCCTGTTGGATATGGTTCTATGTTAATGGAAAGTGCAGTTGCTATTATGGCTTTAATTTGTGCTTCTATTTTACATCCTGGAATATATTTTGCGATTAACTCTTCTCCTGCAATAATAGGAACAGATGTAATTACTGTTGCTCAAAATATTTCAACTTGGGGATTTACAGTAAGTCCTGAAGAAATCATGTCTCTTACTAAAAATATTGGTGAAGAAACGATTCTATCAAGAACAGGAGGAGCTCCAACATTTGCTATTGGAGTTGCATTAATTCTTCATGAACTTTTTGGTGGAATTGATATGATGGCATTTTGGTATCATTTTGCTATATTATTTGAAGCTTTATTTATTTTAACAGCTGTTGATGCAGGTACAAGAGCTTGCCGATTTATGGTTCAAGATATTTTAGGAAATCTTTACAAACCATTAGGAAATACAAATAACTATGCAGCAGGAATACTTGCAACTGCAATTAGTGTTGCAGGATGGGGATATTTCTTATATCAAGGTACGATCGATCCAAGAGGAGGAATTTATTCTCTTTGGCCATTATTTGGTGTAAGTAATCAAATGCTTGCTGGTATGGCATTGCTTTTAGCAACTGCGATTTTATTTAAAATGGGTAAAGCAAAATATGTTTGGATTACAGTTATTCCAGCAACGTTTGTATTAACAGCAACACTTTATGGTGGAATTCAAAAAATATTACCATACAAAGAAGGTGATAAAGTTCATAATGCTGTAAGTCATGTGGCAGTTGCACAAATTCAATCTAAAAAAATAATTGAACTTGAAGCAAAAATTCCAACACTAACACAACAAGATGAAATTAATAAGGCAAATAAAGATTTAAGTTTAGCTCAACAAATTAAATTTTCAAATATTCTTAATGCAATTTTATGTGTATTTTTTATGATTAGTACATTATTAGTTATTATTGCAACTATTGGTATTTGTATTGGAAAACTAAAAATTCCACTAAAAGAATATCCTTATGTTCATGTTGATAGTTTAAAAAAGGTTTGA
- the ychF gene encoding redox-regulated ATPase YchF, protein MGLGVGIVGLPNVGKSTTFNALTKAQNAEAQNYPFCTIEPNKAIVPVPDKRLTALAKIVNPDKIQHSTIDFVDIAGLVRGASKGEGLGNQFLSNIREVEVILHMVRCFEDGNIVHVEGDVNPLRDIEIIETELIYADISQLEKKIDRLKKQSKASKEAAASLVIAEDLFKHLEELQPVKTYENQDNEVFVALDKEMRFLSNKDVIYGANVDEDSLADGGNKFVDILKEHAESVGADVIVLCAKIEEELVGLEDEEATEFLADLGVSESGLEQIIHKAFDKLGLQSYFTAGKVEVRAWTIRKNTKAPQAAAVIHNDFEKGFIKAEVIAYEDFINLGGEAKCKEAGKLRLEGKDYVVQDGDIMHFRFNV, encoded by the coding sequence ATGGGATTAGGTGTAGGAATAGTAGGACTTCCAAATGTGGGTAAATCAACAACTTTTAATGCTTTAACAAAGGCGCAAAATGCAGAAGCTCAAAATTATCCATTTTGTACAATTGAGCCAAATAAAGCGATAGTTCCAGTTCCTGATAAAAGATTAACTGCTTTAGCAAAAATCGTTAATCCAGATAAAATTCAACATTCAACTATCGATTTTGTTGATATTGCTGGATTAGTTCGTGGTGCTTCAAAAGGTGAAGGTTTAGGAAATCAATTTTTATCAAATATTAGAGAAGTTGAAGTGATTTTACACATGGTTAGATGTTTTGAAGATGGAAATATCGTACATGTTGAAGGTGACGTAAATCCTTTAAGAGATATTGAAATTATTGAAACAGAATTAATTTATGCAGATATTTCTCAATTAGAGAAAAAAATCGATAGATTAAAAAAACAATCAAAAGCTTCAAAAGAAGCAGCTGCATCTTTAGTTATTGCAGAAGATTTATTTAAACATTTAGAAGAACTACAACCTGTAAAAACTTACGAAAATCAAGACAATGAAGTATTTGTTGCACTTGATAAAGAGATGAGATTTTTATCAAATAAAGATGTAATTTATGGAGCAAATGTTGATGAAGATTCATTAGCAGATGGTGGAAATAAATTTGTTGATATTTTAAAAGAACACGCAGAAAGTGTTGGTGCTGATGTTATTGTTCTTTGTGCAAAAATTGAAGAAGAACTTGTAGGTCTTGAAGATGAAGAAGCAACAGAATTTTTAGCAGATTTGGGTGTTAGTGAATCAGGATTAGAGCAAATTATCCATAAAGCATTTGATAAATTAGGATTACAGTCTTATTTTACAGCTGGAAAAGTTGAAGTGCGAGCTTGGACAATTAGAAAAAATACAAAAGCACCACAAGCAGCAGCGGTTATTCATAATGATTTTGAAAAAGGATTCATTAAAGCTGAAGTTATAGCTTATGAAGATTTTATAAATCTTGGTGGTGAAGCTAAATGTAAAGAAGCTGGTAAGTTAAGACTTGAAGGTAAAGATTATGTTGTTCAAGATGGAGATATAATGCACTTTAGATTTAATGTGTAG
- a CDS encoding HDOD domain-containing protein: protein MTSTNILEKIESLPPLPKTIIEIEEFRKKLNKEAIDLLEIIEKDALIISTLLKISNSAMFGFRSKVETPSRAINLLGINFTISIAIGGTVQNLLMTSLEPYAITSDDFMKASNISSTLASLWLSKIDIDLKEEIILPALLQETGKFILSDLILSEKKSDLFKEKIASGASIEEAEKELLGITTNQITAQIFRHWKLSDNLINMIEHVDDISNANDNFKKKSQILDVIKTACNIKNPLSEENVAKAIKKATIYGFDIKILIKAIETLQDRLLDEK from the coding sequence TTGACGTCTACTAATATTTTAGAAAAGATAGAATCCCTTCCACCTCTCCCAAAAACGATAATTGAGATAGAAGAGTTTAGAAAAAAACTTAATAAAGAAGCTATAGATTTATTAGAAATAATTGAAAAAGATGCATTAATAATTTCTACTTTATTAAAAATTTCTAACTCTGCAATGTTTGGATTTAGATCAAAAGTTGAAACACCTAGTCGAGCTATTAATCTACTAGGAATAAATTTTACAATTTCTATTGCAATTGGTGGAACAGTTCAAAATCTTTTAATGACAAGTTTAGAACCTTATGCAATTACTAGTGATGATTTTATGAAAGCTTCTAATATATCTTCAACATTGGCAAGTTTGTGGTTATCAAAAATTGACATTGACTTAAAAGAAGAGATTATTCTTCCTGCATTATTACAAGAAACAGGTAAATTTATTTTATCTGATTTAATTTTGAGCGAAAAAAAATCTGATTTATTTAAAGAAAAAATAGCTTCAGGTGCTTCAATAGAAGAAGCTGAAAAAGAGTTATTAGGTATTACAACTAATCAAATTACAGCTCAAATTTTTAGACACTGGAAATTAAGTGATAATTTGATTAATATGATTGAACATGTTGATGATATATCAAATGCAAATGATAATTTTAAGAAAAAATCTCAAATTTTAGATGTGATTAAAACTGCCTGTAATATAAAAAATCCATTGAGTGAAGAAAATGTAGCAAAAGCTATAAAAAAAGCTACAATTTATGGCTTTGATATAAAAATACTTATAAAAGCTATTGAAACTTTACAAGATAGATTGTTAGACGAAAAATAG
- the recO gene encoding recombination protein RecO, producing MQGYIIDIKPVKDDDLIVSILTEHEVMTTYRFYGARHSNINLGYKIDFELENTRSSIPRLKDVIQLGFPWILDNEKMYCWQRYIKLFYPHLKDIEQIDAFYFYSLENLVHIMIKQNALRAICESYISLLEYEGRLHSDFECLMCESTITEDISLVRGFLPVHANCTYSRGFELSKMKDLFEKKKVISFSDDEVEYLWNILLQGL from the coding sequence ATGCAAGGTTATATAATTGATATAAAACCCGTAAAAGACGATGATTTAATTGTATCAATTTTAACTGAGCATGAAGTTATGACAACCTATAGATTTTATGGTGCTAGACATTCTAATATAAACTTAGGTTATAAAATCGATTTTGAACTAGAAAATACAAGATCTTCAATCCCTCGATTAAAAGATGTTATTCAACTTGGATTTCCTTGGATTTTAGACAATGAAAAAATGTATTGCTGGCAAAGATATATAAAGCTTTTTTATCCTCACTTAAAAGATATAGAGCAAATTGATGCTTTTTATTTTTACTCTTTAGAAAATTTAGTTCATATTATGATAAAACAAAATGCCCTAAGAGCCATTTGCGAGTCATATATTTCATTACTTGAATATGAAGGTAGACTTCATAGTGATTTTGAATGTTTAATGTGTGAAAGTACTATAACAGAAGATATTTCATTAGTTAGAGGTTTTTTACCCGTTCATGCAAATTGCACTTACTCAAGAGGTTTTGAATTATCAAAAATGAAAGATTTGTTTGAAAAAAAGAAAGTAATTAGTTTTAGTGATGATGAAGTAGAATATTTATGGAATATTCTACTTCAAGGTTTGTGA
- the ppnP gene encoding pyrimidine/purine nucleoside phosphorylase: MAEFNNVSIAKAANILFEGNITSRTIVFEDGSRKTLGIMLPGEYELNTVHKEIIDIQRGILEVMLPAQDWVKYEGPASFEVPANSKFKLRVHMLVDYCCSFIKNN, translated from the coding sequence ATGGCAGAGTTTAATAATGTTTCTATTGCAAAAGCAGCAAATATTCTTTTTGAAGGAAATATTACTAGTAGAACAATAGTATTTGAAGACGGTTCTAGAAAAACATTAGGAATTATGTTACCAGGAGAATATGAATTAAATACAGTTCACAAAGAAATTATTGATATTCAAAGAGGTATTTTAGAAGTTATGTTACCAGCACAAGATTGGGTAAAATATGAAGGACCAGCATCATTTGAAGTTCCTGCTAATTCAAAATTTAAATTAAGAGTACATATGTTAGTTGATTATTGCTGCTCTTTTATAAAAAACAACTAA
- a CDS encoding nitrous oxide reductase accessory protein NosL: MKKVLGLFIFLFGIIFSNLNAAEMFQTVEPKDATLVKTDSSKEFCNVCGMHLTKYYKTNHTAEFKNGHKEQYCSLHCLAEVHKNHAQKIKNIQVVDTNSLKLIDASKAFYVVGSSKEGTMSSVSEYAFLTKVEAEKFKKEFGGEIYNFEEALKLSKDKLTKDNDILDEKRVPIAIKGKKIFESMCDGTQIKEFNSIGEAKQYLIDNNSCKNLDSSMLQAVSIYLYNPLYAADKSKMINIPKDAKCPVCGMFVSKFPKWAAQIQLQDGHDHYFDGVKDMMKFYFNPTKYHAHSNEQILQMNVTDYYSLESTDAKKAYYVIGSNVYGPMGEELIPFKNEDEAKKFMTDHFGKKVVSFDEIKEEMIK; encoded by the coding sequence ATGAAAAAAGTTTTAGGATTATTCATATTTTTATTTGGAATTATTTTTTCGAATTTAAATGCGGCTGAAATGTTTCAAACAGTAGAACCTAAAGATGCAACTTTAGTAAAAACGGATTCTTCAAAAGAGTTTTGTAATGTTTGTGGAATGCACTTAACAAAATATTATAAAACCAACCACACAGCAGAGTTTAAAAATGGTCATAAAGAACAATATTGTTCTCTTCATTGTTTAGCTGAAGTTCATAAAAATCATGCGCAAAAGATTAAAAATATTCAAGTTGTAGATACAAACTCTTTAAAACTAATTGATGCTTCAAAAGCATTTTATGTTGTTGGAAGTTCAAAAGAAGGAACAATGAGTTCAGTAAGTGAATATGCATTTTTAACAAAAGTTGAAGCAGAAAAATTTAAAAAAGAGTTTGGTGGAGAAATTTATAATTTTGAAGAAGCTTTAAAACTCTCAAAAGATAAATTAACTAAAGATAATGATATTTTAGATGAAAAAAGAGTTCCAATTGCAATAAAAGGGAAAAAAATATTTGAATCAATGTGTGATGGAACTCAAATAAAAGAGTTTAATTCAATAGGTGAAGCAAAACAGTATTTAATAGATAACAATTCTTGCAAAAATTTAGATTCTTCAATGCTTCAAGCTGTTTCAATATATCTATACAATCCACTTTATGCAGCTGATAAATCAAAAATGATAAATATCCCAAAAGATGCAAAATGTCCTGTATGTGGAATGTTTGTGTCAAAATTCCCAAAATGGGCTGCACAAATTCAACTTCAAGATGGACATGATCACTATTTTGATGGGGTAAAAGATATGATGAAATTTTATTTTAATCCAACAAAATATCATGCTCATTCAAATGAACAAATATTACAAATGAATGTAACTGATTATTATAGTCTTGAATCAACTGATGCAAAAAAAGCTTATTATGTGATTGGTTCAAATGTTTATGGTCCAATGGGAGAAGAGTTAATTCCATTTAAAAATGAAGATGAAGCAAAAAAATTTATGACTGATCATTTTGGGAAAAAAGTTGTAAGTTTTGACGAAATAAAAGAAGAAATGATAAAATAG
- a CDS encoding cache domain-containing protein: protein MNIDYAKHSALLVDKIPDVSYYKRKLSELSIQWNTLNLLNQVNEGGTSIENTQEEFAKLTEVLIKNLTIESLKQLSNELNSKSQVVVDIVIRNLFERTADIGFLATDDSIREFINKSKTLLKDELKFTTFTEKNNACIVCPEPFVSECKKGNNSNEMKLLKNILCKNNDPTQKDKLKQELFGLKKEIKQRFEEYILKYSVYYDVILTDTLGNVLVNLDDNNKITKTNDSVVQEAINSEMDYVEKLGKSDLRADKDSILTYSFRVTQNNDKNSEVIGVLILCFDFIGEMQSVFSALRQTNENLNLMLLDKNGYVISTSNKFNMPIATKIEKILDKDFDIIDFCGKKYFAKSANTKGYEGFFGLEWLGHIMVGIDEAFTKSQSNILNKIDKEILDNVMHSSSLFSKELQEIPIIAKKIQDDLNRTVWNGNLKQQTNIAKKLLLQLSIIGEETKSVFNHSIDTLHDTVLQTILDMVSFQAYLAIDIMDRNLYERANDCRWWALTPKFREILSKEFCEEKDISNILAYINGLYTVYTNIIVYDNSGKIIAVSKKEYGNLVGNILNEEWLNESLLMKNSQMYRVSKFEKSKLYNNEHTYIYSSSILSSNNKEVVGGIAVVFDSYPQFKAILNDILPSDINSFALFVNKDKSIISSTKDDLIIGSLIQIKDEFFNLKNGESHSGILELNNKYYAVGSRCSFGYREYKINDGYKNDVISLIFTYLCDKKESNISNTFKIFNQVSYEKDNTSIVEYGTFFIQNYWYGINTKELVGAVGIEQLQHNKQNEIIAGRTFYENELVEVIDLHKYLNIKNSENEQ from the coding sequence ATGAATATTGATTATGCAAAACATTCAGCCCTTTTAGTGGATAAAATACCAGATGTAAGCTATTATAAAAGAAAATTATCAGAGTTAAGCATTCAGTGGAATACCTTGAATTTACTAAATCAAGTTAATGAAGGTGGAACAAGTATAGAAAATACACAAGAAGAGTTTGCAAAATTAACAGAAGTTTTGATTAAGAATTTGACAATAGAATCTTTAAAACAGTTATCAAATGAATTAAATTCTAAATCACAAGTTGTTGTTGATATTGTAATTAGAAATCTTTTTGAAAGAACTGCTGATATTGGCTTTTTAGCAACTGATGATTCTATAAGAGAATTTATAAATAAAAGTAAAACTTTATTAAAAGATGAACTTAAATTTACTACTTTTACAGAGAAAAATAATGCTTGTATAGTTTGTCCTGAACCTTTTGTTAGTGAATGTAAAAAAGGTAATAATTCAAATGAAATGAAATTGCTAAAAAATATTCTTTGTAAAAATAATGATCCCACACAAAAAGATAAACTAAAACAAGAATTATTTGGACTAAAAAAAGAGATAAAACAGAGATTTGAAGAGTATATTTTAAAATATAGCGTTTATTATGATGTTATATTAACTGATACTTTAGGAAATGTTTTAGTAAATTTAGATGACAATAATAAAATCACTAAAACAAATGATTCTGTTGTTCAAGAAGCAATAAATAGTGAAATGGATTATGTTGAGAAATTAGGCAAAAGTGATTTAAGAGCAGATAAAGATTCTATTCTTACATACTCTTTTAGAGTTACTCAAAACAATGACAAAAACTCAGAAGTAATAGGTGTATTGATATTATGTTTTGATTTTATTGGTGAAATGCAAAGTGTATTTTCTGCTTTAAGACAAACTAATGAAAATTTAAATCTTATGTTATTAGATAAAAATGGTTATGTGATTTCAACAAGTAATAAATTTAATATGCCAATAGCTACAAAAATAGAAAAAATCTTAGATAAAGATTTTGATATTATTGATTTTTGTGGGAAAAAATATTTTGCCAAAAGTGCTAATACAAAAGGTTATGAAGGATTTTTTGGTTTAGAATGGTTGGGTCATATTATGGTTGGAATTGATGAAGCTTTTACTAAATCTCAAAGTAATATTTTAAATAAAATCGATAAAGAAATACTTGATAATGTAATGCATTCAAGTTCATTGTTTTCAAAAGAGTTACAAGAAATACCAATTATTGCAAAAAAAATACAAGATGATTTAAATCGTACAGTTTGGAATGGTAATTTAAAACAACAAACTAATATTGCAAAAAAGTTATTGCTTCAATTATCTATTATTGGAGAAGAAACAAAATCAGTTTTTAATCACTCAATTGATACTTTACATGATACGGTTTTACAAACAATACTTGATATGGTATCTTTTCAAGCATATTTAGCCATTGATATTATGGATAGAAATTTATATGAAAGAGCAAATGATTGTAGATGGTGGGCATTAACACCAAAATTTAGAGAAATACTTTCAAAAGAGTTCTGTGAAGAAAAAGATATATCAAATATTTTGGCTTATATAAATGGTTTATATACCGTATATACTAATATCATTGTATATGATAATTCTGGGAAAATCATCGCTGTTTCAAAAAAAGAGTATGGAAATCTTGTTGGAAATATATTAAATGAAGAGTGGCTAAATGAATCTTTATTGATGAAAAATAGTCAAATGTATCGTGTTTCAAAATTTGAAAAAAGCAAATTATATAACAACGAACATACTTATATTTATAGTTCATCTATTCTTTCTTCTAACAATAAAGAAGTTGTTGGTGGAATCGCAGTTGTTTTTGATTCATACCCACAATTTAAAGCAATATTAAATGATATTTTACCTTCTGATATTAATAGTTTTGCATTGTTTGTAAACAAGGATAAATCTATAATTTCATCTACTAAAGATGATTTGATTATTGGTTCATTAATTCAAATAAAAGATGAATTTTTTAATCTTAAAAATGGTGAATCACATTCAGGAATATTAGAATTAAATAATAAATATTATGCAGTAGGTTCAAGATGTTCCTTTGGTTATAGGGAATACAAAATAAATGATGGATATAAAAATGATGTAATTTCTTTGATATTTACATATTTGTGTGATAAAAAAGAGAGCAATATAAGTAATACTTTTAAAATATTTAATCAAGTAAGTTATGAAAAAGATAATACTTCTATTGTTGAATATGGAACATTTTTTATTCAAAATTATTGGTATGGAATAAATACAAAAGAGTTAGTTGGTGCTGTTGGAATTGAACAATTACAACATAATAAACAAAATGAAATTATTGCAGGTAGAACATTTTATGAAAATGAATTAGTAGAAGTTATTGATTTGCATAAATATTTAAACATAAAAAATAGTGAAAATGAGCAATAA